DNA from Algisphaera agarilytica:
TGACCGATGTCCTGCCCGACGGCACCGTGCTGGGCTTCGGCCACGCGATGAACTCGGTGGGTTCTTCACGTCTGCCGATGGCCTCGGGTTACACGCACTTTGTGGTCTCGCGTGATTCGATCAGCTTCAAGCTGGCGTCCAGCCTCGACATCGTCGGCAGCATCGTCCGTGACGAGGCCAGCGCTGTGGCGGGTGTGGGCGATATCGCGTTCATCTCGGCTCCGGTGAACATCCAGGTTGACCTGCCCGCTCAGCCCACCCGCAACTACAGCTACCACGCGGTCGACCACTTCCTGCTGACCCCCAACATCGTGGCGCTGCTTGCGTCGTCGAGCCTCAACGCGGTGCAGGGCACGCCGATCCTCCACACCATGCACGCCACCGGCACGATGACCTTCACCGGCGGCCGCACCTTCGAGCTCGACAGCCTGATCCCCGGCCAAGGCATGAACGGCCTCATGTTCGACATGCTCCCGCCGATGATTGCGCTGATGCAGAACCCGTTCGAGCCGCTCAAGCTCGAGTCGGCCGACCTGACCATCAAGGTCGAAGAAGGCATCCACATGGCGTCCATGGTGTCGGCCAGCCTAGACCAGCGTGTCGCCAAGCCCGGCGATACCGTGCAGGTCACGCTCACGCTCCAGCCGTTCGACGGCCCGGCGTTCACCCGGACCCTGCCTTTCACCCTGCCCACCGACCTTACCGAGGGCGAGTATCAACTGCTCATCAGCGACGCGGATTCGTATAGCTACCGCATGATTGCTTCCCGGCCAGACTTGGCCAACATCGACGATGCGGATCAGCTCCTGCGGGCGTTGCAGACCATCGCGGACGTTGATCCGCGGGGGATCTACGTCGGGCTACCGCTGCAACGCCAAGGCATCGCGGTGGGAGGGCAGGCGATGAACGACCTGCCCTCGAGCCGAGCGATGGTGCTCGCTTCGACCGCGTCTTCCACCACCATGCCCTTCCCGCGATTCGTCGAATCGGCCTATCCCGCGGATCAGGTCATCTCCGGCGAACTCTTTTTGCCGCTGCGGGTCGTCCCCGATCAGCCTTGACCGGATGGCTGCGACTTCAGACTTCTAACGGATTGAACCAAGATTTACCGCCGACTCGGCACCACCTCAGGATGAAACTTTGACGCCAACCCCTCCACGATTCGTCCGTCCGCTGCTCGCTCTGGCCGTGCTCTGCCCGGTCGCATTGCCCTCGGCCTACGCCATCCAACCCCAACGCTGGACCCACTCCACCGAGGCCGACTTCGAGGCCGGCGAGCTCGACGGGGTCGTGGTCACGAACCTGGGCGACATCAAGCTGGCCACCGCGGTGGATTCGCTCGGCGAGTTCCCCGAAGAGGTCACCGTGATCTACGACATGGCCGTCGTGGGCGAGACGACCTTCATCGCTGCGGGCCCGGCGGGCAAGCTGTTGAAGCTGGTCGACGGTGAGATCACCGAGCTGGCCGACCTCCCCGACCATCAGGTGTTCGCGCTGCTTGCTTCCAGCGAAGGCTTTGTCACCGCGGCCCTCAGCGGCCAGGAGTCGAAGCTCGTGGCCTACGACGCCGAGGGCGAAGTGCTGCGTGAAATGCTGCTGCCCGAAGACGTCCGCTACATCTGGGACATGGCCACGCGAAACGACGGCGAACAGTTGGTGCTCGCCACCGGGCCCGAAGGCAAAGTCCTGGGTGTCAACGCCGACGGGGAAACGGTCGAGCTGCTCGACACCGCACAGGCCAACGTGCTTTGTCTGGCCGAAGGGGCCAATGGTGCAATCTTTGCGGGGACCGACACCGATGGCTTGGTGTACCGCCTGGATGCCGAGGGCGTGGCCTTTGTGGCCTACGACGCCGACGAGCCCGAAATCGGAGCGCTCTTGGTTGCCGAGGACGGCAGCGTCTACGTGGGCACCGCCGACGCCGAGCAAGCCACGCCCGGCCGGATGGAAGACCCCACCGAAGAAGAAACCGGCCGCCCCGAACCCGAGGGTGACGCCGAGGCCGCACCGCCGGCCGAGTTGCCGGGCGATCCCGAGCCGCAGCCTCTCGATACCGCCGAGGGTGCCGAAGCCGCCGAAGGCGTTGCCGAGGAAACCGAAGCGGGCGCCGAAGCGGCGACCGAGGAAGCCGCCGCCGAAGATGCAGCGGCCGAGGACTCGGCGGAGGAGACTGAAATCGCCGAAGCCGGGCCGCCGTCGCCCGAGCAGCTTGACGCCCTCCGCGAAGAAGTACGCAAGCGTCTCCTGGCCGCGCGCAAGTCCGGCAAGGTCGCGGCGGGACCCGCCAGCGGCAAGTCTGCAGCGCGTCCCACGCGCAACGCTCGCCCCGCCTCCACCGGCGGCGACAAGTCCGGCAACGCGGTCTACCGCATCGACACCCAGGGCTTTGTCAGCGAGGTCTTCCGCGAATCGGTCGCGGTGCTGGACCTCGTCGAGCAGGCCGATGGGCACATCCTCGTGGGCACCGGCAGCGAAGGGCAGCTCTACCGGCTGGACCCCGCGGCGGGTGAAACCAGTGTGCTCAACGATCTCGAAGCCCAGCAGCTGCTAACGCTCGTTGTGGCGGACGGTCGCATCCTGGTCGGCGGCTCGAACCCCGCGGCCTTGATCGAACTTACGGATGAAACCGCCGGCGAAGGCAGTTACACCAGCGATGTGCTGGACGCGACGCACATCAGCCTCTGGGGCACCTTCCTCGTCACCGCACAGGGGATGGGTGACAACGGCACGGTCCAGGTCGAAACCCGCTCGGGCAACG
Protein-coding regions in this window:
- a CDS encoding Ig-like domain-containing protein, producing MTPTPPRFVRPLLALAVLCPVALPSAYAIQPQRWTHSTEADFEAGELDGVVVTNLGDIKLATAVDSLGEFPEEVTVIYDMAVVGETTFIAAGPAGKLLKLVDGEITELADLPDHQVFALLASSEGFVTAALSGQESKLVAYDAEGEVLREMLLPEDVRYIWDMATRNDGEQLVLATGPEGKVLGVNADGETVELLDTAQANVLCLAEGANGAIFAGTDTDGLVYRLDAEGVAFVAYDADEPEIGALLVAEDGSVYVGTADAEQATPGRMEDPTEEETGRPEPEGDAEAAPPAELPGDPEPQPLDTAEGAEAAEGVAEETEAGAEAATEEAAAEDAAAEDSAEETEIAEAGPPSPEQLDALREEVRKRLLAARKSGKVAAGPASGKSAARPTRNARPASTGGDKSGNAVYRIDTQGFVSEVFRESVAVLDLVEQADGHILVGTGSEGQLYRLDPAAGETSVLNDLEAQQLLTLVVADGRILVGGSNPAALIELTDETAGEGSYTSDVLDATHISLWGTFLVTAQGMGDNGTVQVETRSGNVSDPEIAAWSEWSVAESVTAQVADPLQPREYTIGSPPARFLQYRLTLQGGDTAEAGGPTVGKVELAYVTPNLRPSVSSFTAAYPDFAGVDQPASPAMSIGWEATDENGDRLLYDLEFKPAAATKNGWLPLVEDLADASYEWDTRKVPDGRYHLRVTADDRLDNPGDMAMQARRLADPVLIDNTPPAAGELKVEVTGTTAKVSATAKDAYSPIQSVAYTLDDAKEYTPVLPDDLIYDSTSEAWSATLSDLSPGGHSLTVRTLDARGNATYTSTLFEVK